The following are encoded together in the Puntigrus tetrazona isolate hp1 unplaced genomic scaffold, ASM1883169v1 S000000513, whole genome shotgun sequence genome:
- the ddx3xb gene encoding DEAD-box helicase 3 X-linked b isoform X2 — MSHVAVENVHGLDQQLAALDLNSADVQGVTGRRYIPPHLRNKEASKNGAFSSGRQSGYSVAPGRSYSPGGWDNGRSNGFVNGYHDGRDNRMNGGSSFGGRGSMRNDRGGRGGFRGKPSGSYSPIQPMPSAGFGYDNKDAGGWNTPKDTAYNSFGGRSDRGKSSFFNDRGSSSRGRYERGGFGGGGNSRWVEDSRDDEDWSKPLPPNERVEHELFSGSNTGINFEKYDDIPVEATGHNCPQHIESFHDVDMGEIIMGNITLSRYTRPTPVQKHAIPIIKTKRDLMACAQTGSGKTAAFLLPVLSQIYTDGPGEALQAMKNSAQENGKYGRRKQYPISLVLAPTRELALQIYDEARKFAYRSHVRPCVVYGGADIGQQIRDLERGCHLLVATPGRLVDMMERGKIGLDYCNYLVLDEADRMLDMGFEPQIRRIVEQDTMPPKGLRQTMMFSATFPKEIQILARDFLEDYIFLAVGRVGSTSENITQKVVWVEENDKRSFLLDLLNATAIPNEVQDSTGENIEKPGKDSLTLVFVETKKGADALEDFLYREGYACTSIHGDRSQRDREEALHQFRSGRCPILVATAVAARGLDISNVKHVINFDLPSDIEEYVHRIGRTGRVGNLGLATSFFNDKNGNITKDLLDILVEAKQEVPSWLESLAYEHQHKSSNRGRSKRFSGGFGARDYRQTSNSTSSGGFGSRGGRNTGGHGGNRGFGGGKGGFGNFYSSDGYGGNYSQVDWWGN; from the exons ATGAGTCATGTGGCCGTCGAGAATGTGCACGGTCTAGACCAGCAG CTCGCTGCCCTAGACTTGAACTCCGCTGATGTTCAAGGAGTCACTGGAA GGCGTTACATTCCACCTCATTTAAGGAACAAAGAAGCTTCCAAAAATG GAGCTTTTTCCTCTGGTAGACAGAGCGGTTACTCAGTGGCACCAGGAAGGAGCT ATTCTCCCGGAGGATGGGATAACGGACGCAGCAATGGCTTTGTGAACGGCTACCACGATGGCCGAGACAACCGCATGAATGGCGGCAGCAGCTTCGGAGGCCGTGGCTCCATGCGCAACGATCGCGGAGGAAGAGGAGGCTTCAGAGGTAAACCCAGCGGCTCCTACAGCCCCATCCAGCCCATGCCGAGCGCAG GGTTTGGTTATGACAATAAAGATGCTGGTGGGTGGAACACCCCGAAAGACACTGCCTACAACAGCTTCGGTGGCCGCTCCGACAGGGGCAAGTCCTCCTTCTTCAATGACCGCGGGTCTTCATCCAGGGGCCG GTACGAGCGTGGCGGCTTCGGCGGCGGAGGGAACAGTCGATGGGTGGAGGACTCGAGAGACGATGAAGATTGGTCCAAACCGCTGCCTCCCAATGAGCGCGTGGAACA TGAGCTCTTCTCTGGAAGCAACACAGGGATTAACTTTGAAAAATATGATGACATTCCTGTTGAAGCCACAGGCCACAACTGCCCACAACACATTGAGAGT TTCCATGATGTAGATATGGGGGAGATCATTATGGGTAATATAACCCTGAGCCGTTACACACGGCCCACCCCGGTCCAGAAGCATGCGATTCCCATCATCAAGACGAAGAGAGACCTGATGGCGTGTGCTCAGACAG GTTCTGGTAAGACCGCAGCCTTCCTGTTGCCAGTTCTGAGCCAGATATACACTGATGGACCAGGAGAGGCGCTGCAGGCCATGAAAAACAGTGCACAG GAAAATGGCAAATATGGCCGCCGTAAGCAGTATCCCATTTCACTGGTCTTAGCCCCAACCAGGGAACTGGCTCTCCAGATCTACGATGAGGCCAGGAAG TTTGCGTACCGCTCTCATGTGCGGCCCTGTGTGGTGTACGGAGGCGCTGATATCGGTCAGCAGATTCGTGATCTGGAGAGAGGCTGTCATCTGCTGGTGGCCACTCCGGGGCGTCTGGTGGACATGATGGAGCGGGGCAAGATCGGCCTGGACTACTGCAA TTATTTGGTGCTGGATGAAGCAGACAGGATGTTGGACATGGGCTTCGAACCACAGATTCGTCGTATCGTTGAGCAGGACACCATGCCTCCCAAAGGGCTTCGTCAGACTATGATGTTCAGCGCCACCTTCCCCAAGGAGATCCAG atCTTGGCTCGTGACTTCCTGGAGGACTATATTTTCTTGGCTGTGGGCAGGGTTGGATCTACTTCAGAGAATATCACCCAGAAGGTGGTGTGGGTTGAAGAAAATGACAAGAGGTCCTTTCTGCTCGACTTGCTCAATGCCACAG CCATTCCGAATGAGGTTCAGGACAGTACGGGGGAGAACATAGAAAAACCTG GTAAAGACTCTTTGACTTTGGTGTTTGTTGAGACCAAGAAGGGCGCAGATGCTCTGGAGGACTTCCTGTACCGCGAGGGCTACGCCTGCACCAGTATTCATGGTGACCGGTCCCAGAGAGACCGCGAGGAAGCGCTCCATCAGTTCCGCTCGGGGAGATGCCCTATCTTAGTAGCCACAGCT GTGGCTGCTCGTGGTCTGGACATCTCCAACGTGAAACACGTCATTAACTTTGACCTGCCTAGCGACATCGAGGAGTACGTCCACCGCATCGGGCGCACCGGTCGCGTGGGCAACCTGG GTCTTGCCACATCATTCTTCAATGATAAGAATGGCAACATCACCAAGGATCTGCTGGACATCTTGGTGGAAGCCAAACAGGAAGTGCCCTCCTGGCTGGAGAGTCTAGCCTATGAGCACCAGCACAAGAGCAGCAACCGTGGCCGCTCCAAGAG GTTCTCTGGTGGTTTTGGTGCCAGAGACTACCGTCAGACCAGCAACAGCACCAGCAGCGGAGGCTTCGGGAGTCGTGGCGGCCGAAACACCGGCGGTCACGGCGGAAACCGTGGATTTGGCGGTGGTAAGG GTGGCTTTGGTAACTTCTACAGCAGTGACGGCTATGGAGGAAACTATTCCCAGGTGGACTGGTGGGGAAACTAA
- the ddx3xb gene encoding DEAD-box helicase 3 X-linked b isoform X1, producing the protein MSHVAVENVHGLDQQLAALDLNSADVQGVTGRRYIPPHLRNKEASKNAGAFSSGRQSGYSVAPGRSYSPGGWDNGRSNGFVNGYHDGRDNRMNGGSSFGGRGSMRNDRGGRGGFRGKPSGSYSPIQPMPSAGFGYDNKDAGGWNTPKDTAYNSFGGRSDRGKSSFFNDRGSSSRGRYERGGFGGGGNSRWVEDSRDDEDWSKPLPPNERVEHELFSGSNTGINFEKYDDIPVEATGHNCPQHIESFHDVDMGEIIMGNITLSRYTRPTPVQKHAIPIIKTKRDLMACAQTGSGKTAAFLLPVLSQIYTDGPGEALQAMKNSAQENGKYGRRKQYPISLVLAPTRELALQIYDEARKFAYRSHVRPCVVYGGADIGQQIRDLERGCHLLVATPGRLVDMMERGKIGLDYCNYLVLDEADRMLDMGFEPQIRRIVEQDTMPPKGLRQTMMFSATFPKEIQILARDFLEDYIFLAVGRVGSTSENITQKVVWVEENDKRSFLLDLLNATAIPNEVQDSTGENIEKPGKDSLTLVFVETKKGADALEDFLYREGYACTSIHGDRSQRDREEALHQFRSGRCPILVATAVAARGLDISNVKHVINFDLPSDIEEYVHRIGRTGRVGNLGLATSFFNDKNGNITKDLLDILVEAKQEVPSWLESLAYEHQHKSSNRGRSKRFSGGFGARDYRQTSNSTSSGGFGSRGGRNTGGHGGNRGFGGGKGGFGNFYSSDGYGGNYSQVDWWGN; encoded by the exons ATGAGTCATGTGGCCGTCGAGAATGTGCACGGTCTAGACCAGCAG CTCGCTGCCCTAGACTTGAACTCCGCTGATGTTCAAGGAGTCACTGGAA GGCGTTACATTCCACCTCATTTAAGGAACAAAGAAGCTTCCAAAAATG cagGAGCTTTTTCCTCTGGTAGACAGAGCGGTTACTCAGTGGCACCAGGAAGGAGCT ATTCTCCCGGAGGATGGGATAACGGACGCAGCAATGGCTTTGTGAACGGCTACCACGATGGCCGAGACAACCGCATGAATGGCGGCAGCAGCTTCGGAGGCCGTGGCTCCATGCGCAACGATCGCGGAGGAAGAGGAGGCTTCAGAGGTAAACCCAGCGGCTCCTACAGCCCCATCCAGCCCATGCCGAGCGCAG GGTTTGGTTATGACAATAAAGATGCTGGTGGGTGGAACACCCCGAAAGACACTGCCTACAACAGCTTCGGTGGCCGCTCCGACAGGGGCAAGTCCTCCTTCTTCAATGACCGCGGGTCTTCATCCAGGGGCCG GTACGAGCGTGGCGGCTTCGGCGGCGGAGGGAACAGTCGATGGGTGGAGGACTCGAGAGACGATGAAGATTGGTCCAAACCGCTGCCTCCCAATGAGCGCGTGGAACA TGAGCTCTTCTCTGGAAGCAACACAGGGATTAACTTTGAAAAATATGATGACATTCCTGTTGAAGCCACAGGCCACAACTGCCCACAACACATTGAGAGT TTCCATGATGTAGATATGGGGGAGATCATTATGGGTAATATAACCCTGAGCCGTTACACACGGCCCACCCCGGTCCAGAAGCATGCGATTCCCATCATCAAGACGAAGAGAGACCTGATGGCGTGTGCTCAGACAG GTTCTGGTAAGACCGCAGCCTTCCTGTTGCCAGTTCTGAGCCAGATATACACTGATGGACCAGGAGAGGCGCTGCAGGCCATGAAAAACAGTGCACAG GAAAATGGCAAATATGGCCGCCGTAAGCAGTATCCCATTTCACTGGTCTTAGCCCCAACCAGGGAACTGGCTCTCCAGATCTACGATGAGGCCAGGAAG TTTGCGTACCGCTCTCATGTGCGGCCCTGTGTGGTGTACGGAGGCGCTGATATCGGTCAGCAGATTCGTGATCTGGAGAGAGGCTGTCATCTGCTGGTGGCCACTCCGGGGCGTCTGGTGGACATGATGGAGCGGGGCAAGATCGGCCTGGACTACTGCAA TTATTTGGTGCTGGATGAAGCAGACAGGATGTTGGACATGGGCTTCGAACCACAGATTCGTCGTATCGTTGAGCAGGACACCATGCCTCCCAAAGGGCTTCGTCAGACTATGATGTTCAGCGCCACCTTCCCCAAGGAGATCCAG atCTTGGCTCGTGACTTCCTGGAGGACTATATTTTCTTGGCTGTGGGCAGGGTTGGATCTACTTCAGAGAATATCACCCAGAAGGTGGTGTGGGTTGAAGAAAATGACAAGAGGTCCTTTCTGCTCGACTTGCTCAATGCCACAG CCATTCCGAATGAGGTTCAGGACAGTACGGGGGAGAACATAGAAAAACCTG GTAAAGACTCTTTGACTTTGGTGTTTGTTGAGACCAAGAAGGGCGCAGATGCTCTGGAGGACTTCCTGTACCGCGAGGGCTACGCCTGCACCAGTATTCATGGTGACCGGTCCCAGAGAGACCGCGAGGAAGCGCTCCATCAGTTCCGCTCGGGGAGATGCCCTATCTTAGTAGCCACAGCT GTGGCTGCTCGTGGTCTGGACATCTCCAACGTGAAACACGTCATTAACTTTGACCTGCCTAGCGACATCGAGGAGTACGTCCACCGCATCGGGCGCACCGGTCGCGTGGGCAACCTGG GTCTTGCCACATCATTCTTCAATGATAAGAATGGCAACATCACCAAGGATCTGCTGGACATCTTGGTGGAAGCCAAACAGGAAGTGCCCTCCTGGCTGGAGAGTCTAGCCTATGAGCACCAGCACAAGAGCAGCAACCGTGGCCGCTCCAAGAG GTTCTCTGGTGGTTTTGGTGCCAGAGACTACCGTCAGACCAGCAACAGCACCAGCAGCGGAGGCTTCGGGAGTCGTGGCGGCCGAAACACCGGCGGTCACGGCGGAAACCGTGGATTTGGCGGTGGTAAGG GTGGCTTTGGTAACTTCTACAGCAGTGACGGCTATGGAGGAAACTATTCCCAGGTGGACTGGTGGGGAAACTAA
- the ddx3xb gene encoding DEAD-box helicase 3 X-linked b isoform X8: protein MSHVAVENVHGLDQQLAALDLNSADVQGVTGRRYIPPHLRNKEASKNDSPGGWDNGRSNGFVNGYHDGRDNRMNGGSSFGGRGSMRNDRGGRGGFRGFGYDNKDAGGWNTPKDTAYNSFGGRSDRGKSSFFNDRGSSSRGRYERGGFGGGGNSRWVEDSRDDEDWSKPLPPNERVEHELFSGSNTGINFEKYDDIPVEATGHNCPQHIESFHDVDMGEIIMGNITLSRYTRPTPVQKHAIPIIKTKRDLMACAQTGSGKTAAFLLPVLSQIYTDGPGEALQAMKNSAQENGKYGRRKQYPISLVLAPTRELALQIYDEARKFAYRSHVRPCVVYGGADIGQQIRDLERGCHLLVATPGRLVDMMERGKIGLDYCNYLVLDEADRMLDMGFEPQIRRIVEQDTMPPKGLRQTMMFSATFPKEIQILARDFLEDYIFLAVGRVGSTSENITQKVVWVEENDKRSFLLDLLNATGKDSLTLVFVETKKGADALEDFLYREGYACTSIHGDRSQRDREEALHQFRSGRCPILVATAVAARGLDISNVKHVINFDLPSDIEEYVHRIGRTGRVGNLGLATSFFNDKNGNITKDLLDILVEAKQEVPSWLESLAYEHQHKSSNRGRSKRFSGGFGARDYRQTSNSTSSGGFGSRGGRNTGGHGGNRGFGGGKGGFGNFYSSDGYGGNYSQVDWWGN from the exons ATGAGTCATGTGGCCGTCGAGAATGTGCACGGTCTAGACCAGCAG CTCGCTGCCCTAGACTTGAACTCCGCTGATGTTCAAGGAGTCACTGGAA GGCGTTACATTCCACCTCATTTAAGGAACAAAGAAGCTTCCAAAAATG ATTCTCCCGGAGGATGGGATAACGGACGCAGCAATGGCTTTGTGAACGGCTACCACGATGGCCGAGACAACCGCATGAATGGCGGCAGCAGCTTCGGAGGCCGTGGCTCCATGCGCAACGATCGCGGAGGAAGAGGAGGCTTCAGAG GGTTTGGTTATGACAATAAAGATGCTGGTGGGTGGAACACCCCGAAAGACACTGCCTACAACAGCTTCGGTGGCCGCTCCGACAGGGGCAAGTCCTCCTTCTTCAATGACCGCGGGTCTTCATCCAGGGGCCG GTACGAGCGTGGCGGCTTCGGCGGCGGAGGGAACAGTCGATGGGTGGAGGACTCGAGAGACGATGAAGATTGGTCCAAACCGCTGCCTCCCAATGAGCGCGTGGAACA TGAGCTCTTCTCTGGAAGCAACACAGGGATTAACTTTGAAAAATATGATGACATTCCTGTTGAAGCCACAGGCCACAACTGCCCACAACACATTGAGAGT TTCCATGATGTAGATATGGGGGAGATCATTATGGGTAATATAACCCTGAGCCGTTACACACGGCCCACCCCGGTCCAGAAGCATGCGATTCCCATCATCAAGACGAAGAGAGACCTGATGGCGTGTGCTCAGACAG GTTCTGGTAAGACCGCAGCCTTCCTGTTGCCAGTTCTGAGCCAGATATACACTGATGGACCAGGAGAGGCGCTGCAGGCCATGAAAAACAGTGCACAG GAAAATGGCAAATATGGCCGCCGTAAGCAGTATCCCATTTCACTGGTCTTAGCCCCAACCAGGGAACTGGCTCTCCAGATCTACGATGAGGCCAGGAAG TTTGCGTACCGCTCTCATGTGCGGCCCTGTGTGGTGTACGGAGGCGCTGATATCGGTCAGCAGATTCGTGATCTGGAGAGAGGCTGTCATCTGCTGGTGGCCACTCCGGGGCGTCTGGTGGACATGATGGAGCGGGGCAAGATCGGCCTGGACTACTGCAA TTATTTGGTGCTGGATGAAGCAGACAGGATGTTGGACATGGGCTTCGAACCACAGATTCGTCGTATCGTTGAGCAGGACACCATGCCTCCCAAAGGGCTTCGTCAGACTATGATGTTCAGCGCCACCTTCCCCAAGGAGATCCAG atCTTGGCTCGTGACTTCCTGGAGGACTATATTTTCTTGGCTGTGGGCAGGGTTGGATCTACTTCAGAGAATATCACCCAGAAGGTGGTGTGGGTTGAAGAAAATGACAAGAGGTCCTTTCTGCTCGACTTGCTCAATGCCACAG GTAAAGACTCTTTGACTTTGGTGTTTGTTGAGACCAAGAAGGGCGCAGATGCTCTGGAGGACTTCCTGTACCGCGAGGGCTACGCCTGCACCAGTATTCATGGTGACCGGTCCCAGAGAGACCGCGAGGAAGCGCTCCATCAGTTCCGCTCGGGGAGATGCCCTATCTTAGTAGCCACAGCT GTGGCTGCTCGTGGTCTGGACATCTCCAACGTGAAACACGTCATTAACTTTGACCTGCCTAGCGACATCGAGGAGTACGTCCACCGCATCGGGCGCACCGGTCGCGTGGGCAACCTGG GTCTTGCCACATCATTCTTCAATGATAAGAATGGCAACATCACCAAGGATCTGCTGGACATCTTGGTGGAAGCCAAACAGGAAGTGCCCTCCTGGCTGGAGAGTCTAGCCTATGAGCACCAGCACAAGAGCAGCAACCGTGGCCGCTCCAAGAG GTTCTCTGGTGGTTTTGGTGCCAGAGACTACCGTCAGACCAGCAACAGCACCAGCAGCGGAGGCTTCGGGAGTCGTGGCGGCCGAAACACCGGCGGTCACGGCGGAAACCGTGGATTTGGCGGTGGTAAGG GTGGCTTTGGTAACTTCTACAGCAGTGACGGCTATGGAGGAAACTATTCCCAGGTGGACTGGTGGGGAAACTAA
- the ddx3xb gene encoding DEAD-box helicase 3 X-linked b isoform X9, translating to MSHVAVENVHGLDQQLAALDLNSADVQGVTGRRYIPPHLRNKEASKNDSPGGWDNGRSNGFVNGYHDGRDNRMNGGSSFGGRGSMRNDRGGRGGFRGKPSGSYSPIQPMPSAGFGYDNKDAGGWNTPKDTAYNSFGGRSDRGKSSFFNDRGSSSRGRYERGGFGGGGNSRWVEDSRDDEDWSKPLPPNERVEHELFSGSNTGINFEKYDDIPVEATGHNCPQHIESFHDVDMGEIIMGNITLSRYTRPTPVQKHAIPIIKTKRDLMACAQTGSGKTAAFLLPVLSQIYTDGPGEALQAMKNSAQENGKYGRRKQYPISLVLAPTRELALQIYDEARKFAYRSHVRPCVVYGGADIGQQIRDLERGCHLLVATPGRLVDMMERGKIGLDYCNYLVLDEADRMLDMGFEPQIRRIVEQDTMPPKGLRQTMMFSATFPKEIQILARDFLEDYIFLAVGRVGSTSENITQKVVWVEENDKRSFLLDLLNATGKDSLTLVFVETKKGADALEDFLYREGYACTSIHGDRSQRDREEALHQFRSGRCPILVATAVAARGLDISNVKHVINFDLPSDIEEYVHRIGRTGRVGNLGLATSFFNDKNGNITKDLLDILVEAKQEVPSWLESLAYEHQHKSSNRGRSKRFSGGFGARDYRQTSNSTSSGGFGSRGGRNTGGHGGNRGFGGGKGGFGNFYSSDGYGGNYSQVDWWGN from the exons ATGAGTCATGTGGCCGTCGAGAATGTGCACGGTCTAGACCAGCAG CTCGCTGCCCTAGACTTGAACTCCGCTGATGTTCAAGGAGTCACTGGAA GGCGTTACATTCCACCTCATTTAAGGAACAAAGAAGCTTCCAAAAATG ATTCTCCCGGAGGATGGGATAACGGACGCAGCAATGGCTTTGTGAACGGCTACCACGATGGCCGAGACAACCGCATGAATGGCGGCAGCAGCTTCGGAGGCCGTGGCTCCATGCGCAACGATCGCGGAGGAAGAGGAGGCTTCAGAGGTAAACCCAGCGGCTCCTACAGCCCCATCCAGCCCATGCCGAGCGCAG GGTTTGGTTATGACAATAAAGATGCTGGTGGGTGGAACACCCCGAAAGACACTGCCTACAACAGCTTCGGTGGCCGCTCCGACAGGGGCAAGTCCTCCTTCTTCAATGACCGCGGGTCTTCATCCAGGGGCCG GTACGAGCGTGGCGGCTTCGGCGGCGGAGGGAACAGTCGATGGGTGGAGGACTCGAGAGACGATGAAGATTGGTCCAAACCGCTGCCTCCCAATGAGCGCGTGGAACA TGAGCTCTTCTCTGGAAGCAACACAGGGATTAACTTTGAAAAATATGATGACATTCCTGTTGAAGCCACAGGCCACAACTGCCCACAACACATTGAGAGT TTCCATGATGTAGATATGGGGGAGATCATTATGGGTAATATAACCCTGAGCCGTTACACACGGCCCACCCCGGTCCAGAAGCATGCGATTCCCATCATCAAGACGAAGAGAGACCTGATGGCGTGTGCTCAGACAG GTTCTGGTAAGACCGCAGCCTTCCTGTTGCCAGTTCTGAGCCAGATATACACTGATGGACCAGGAGAGGCGCTGCAGGCCATGAAAAACAGTGCACAG GAAAATGGCAAATATGGCCGCCGTAAGCAGTATCCCATTTCACTGGTCTTAGCCCCAACCAGGGAACTGGCTCTCCAGATCTACGATGAGGCCAGGAAG TTTGCGTACCGCTCTCATGTGCGGCCCTGTGTGGTGTACGGAGGCGCTGATATCGGTCAGCAGATTCGTGATCTGGAGAGAGGCTGTCATCTGCTGGTGGCCACTCCGGGGCGTCTGGTGGACATGATGGAGCGGGGCAAGATCGGCCTGGACTACTGCAA TTATTTGGTGCTGGATGAAGCAGACAGGATGTTGGACATGGGCTTCGAACCACAGATTCGTCGTATCGTTGAGCAGGACACCATGCCTCCCAAAGGGCTTCGTCAGACTATGATGTTCAGCGCCACCTTCCCCAAGGAGATCCAG atCTTGGCTCGTGACTTCCTGGAGGACTATATTTTCTTGGCTGTGGGCAGGGTTGGATCTACTTCAGAGAATATCACCCAGAAGGTGGTGTGGGTTGAAGAAAATGACAAGAGGTCCTTTCTGCTCGACTTGCTCAATGCCACAG GTAAAGACTCTTTGACTTTGGTGTTTGTTGAGACCAAGAAGGGCGCAGATGCTCTGGAGGACTTCCTGTACCGCGAGGGCTACGCCTGCACCAGTATTCATGGTGACCGGTCCCAGAGAGACCGCGAGGAAGCGCTCCATCAGTTCCGCTCGGGGAGATGCCCTATCTTAGTAGCCACAGCT GTGGCTGCTCGTGGTCTGGACATCTCCAACGTGAAACACGTCATTAACTTTGACCTGCCTAGCGACATCGAGGAGTACGTCCACCGCATCGGGCGCACCGGTCGCGTGGGCAACCTGG GTCTTGCCACATCATTCTTCAATGATAAGAATGGCAACATCACCAAGGATCTGCTGGACATCTTGGTGGAAGCCAAACAGGAAGTGCCCTCCTGGCTGGAGAGTCTAGCCTATGAGCACCAGCACAAGAGCAGCAACCGTGGCCGCTCCAAGAG GTTCTCTGGTGGTTTTGGTGCCAGAGACTACCGTCAGACCAGCAACAGCACCAGCAGCGGAGGCTTCGGGAGTCGTGGCGGCCGAAACACCGGCGGTCACGGCGGAAACCGTGGATTTGGCGGTGGTAAGG GTGGCTTTGGTAACTTCTACAGCAGTGACGGCTATGGAGGAAACTATTCCCAGGTGGACTGGTGGGGAAACTAA
- the ddx3xb gene encoding DEAD-box helicase 3 X-linked b isoform X10, which yields MSHVAVENVHGLDQQLAALDLNSADVQGVTGRRYIPPHLRNKEASKNDSPGGWDNGRSNGFVNGYHDGRDNRMNGGSSFGGRGSMRNDRGGRGGFRGKPSGSYSPIQPMPSAGFGYDNKDAGGWNTPKDTAYNSFGGRSDRGKSSFFNDRGSSSRGRYERGGFGGGGNSRWVEDSRDDEDWSKPLPPNERVEHELFSGSNTGINFEKYDDIPVEATGHNCPQHIESFHDVDMGEIIMGNITLSRYTRPTPVQKHAIPIIKTKRDLMACAQTGSGKTAAFLLPVLSQIYTDGPGEALQAMKNSAQENGKYGRRKQYPISLVLAPTRELALQIYDEARKFAYRSHVRPCVVYGGADIGQQIRDLERGCHLLVATPGRLVDMMERGKIGLDYCNYLVLDEADRMLDMGFEPQIRRIVEQDTMPPKGLRQTMMFSATFPKEIQILARDFLEDYIFLAVGRVGSTSENITQKVVWVEENDKRSFLLDLLNATAIPNEVQDSTGENIEKPGKDSLTLVFVETKKGADALEDFLYREGYACTSIHGDRSQRDREEALHQFRSGRCPILVATAVAARGLDISNVKHVINFDLPSDIEEYVHRIGRTGRVGNLGLATSFFNDKNGNITKDLLDILVEAKQEVPSWLESLAYEHQHKSSNRGRSKRFSGGFGARDYRQTSNSTSSGGFGSRGGRNTGGHGGNRGFGGGGFGNFYSSDGYGGNYSQVDWWGN from the exons ATGAGTCATGTGGCCGTCGAGAATGTGCACGGTCTAGACCAGCAG CTCGCTGCCCTAGACTTGAACTCCGCTGATGTTCAAGGAGTCACTGGAA GGCGTTACATTCCACCTCATTTAAGGAACAAAGAAGCTTCCAAAAATG ATTCTCCCGGAGGATGGGATAACGGACGCAGCAATGGCTTTGTGAACGGCTACCACGATGGCCGAGACAACCGCATGAATGGCGGCAGCAGCTTCGGAGGCCGTGGCTCCATGCGCAACGATCGCGGAGGAAGAGGAGGCTTCAGAGGTAAACCCAGCGGCTCCTACAGCCCCATCCAGCCCATGCCGAGCGCAG GGTTTGGTTATGACAATAAAGATGCTGGTGGGTGGAACACCCCGAAAGACACTGCCTACAACAGCTTCGGTGGCCGCTCCGACAGGGGCAAGTCCTCCTTCTTCAATGACCGCGGGTCTTCATCCAGGGGCCG GTACGAGCGTGGCGGCTTCGGCGGCGGAGGGAACAGTCGATGGGTGGAGGACTCGAGAGACGATGAAGATTGGTCCAAACCGCTGCCTCCCAATGAGCGCGTGGAACA TGAGCTCTTCTCTGGAAGCAACACAGGGATTAACTTTGAAAAATATGATGACATTCCTGTTGAAGCCACAGGCCACAACTGCCCACAACACATTGAGAGT TTCCATGATGTAGATATGGGGGAGATCATTATGGGTAATATAACCCTGAGCCGTTACACACGGCCCACCCCGGTCCAGAAGCATGCGATTCCCATCATCAAGACGAAGAGAGACCTGATGGCGTGTGCTCAGACAG GTTCTGGTAAGACCGCAGCCTTCCTGTTGCCAGTTCTGAGCCAGATATACACTGATGGACCAGGAGAGGCGCTGCAGGCCATGAAAAACAGTGCACAG GAAAATGGCAAATATGGCCGCCGTAAGCAGTATCCCATTTCACTGGTCTTAGCCCCAACCAGGGAACTGGCTCTCCAGATCTACGATGAGGCCAGGAAG TTTGCGTACCGCTCTCATGTGCGGCCCTGTGTGGTGTACGGAGGCGCTGATATCGGTCAGCAGATTCGTGATCTGGAGAGAGGCTGTCATCTGCTGGTGGCCACTCCGGGGCGTCTGGTGGACATGATGGAGCGGGGCAAGATCGGCCTGGACTACTGCAA TTATTTGGTGCTGGATGAAGCAGACAGGATGTTGGACATGGGCTTCGAACCACAGATTCGTCGTATCGTTGAGCAGGACACCATGCCTCCCAAAGGGCTTCGTCAGACTATGATGTTCAGCGCCACCTTCCCCAAGGAGATCCAG atCTTGGCTCGTGACTTCCTGGAGGACTATATTTTCTTGGCTGTGGGCAGGGTTGGATCTACTTCAGAGAATATCACCCAGAAGGTGGTGTGGGTTGAAGAAAATGACAAGAGGTCCTTTCTGCTCGACTTGCTCAATGCCACAG CCATTCCGAATGAGGTTCAGGACAGTACGGGGGAGAACATAGAAAAACCTG GTAAAGACTCTTTGACTTTGGTGTTTGTTGAGACCAAGAAGGGCGCAGATGCTCTGGAGGACTTCCTGTACCGCGAGGGCTACGCCTGCACCAGTATTCATGGTGACCGGTCCCAGAGAGACCGCGAGGAAGCGCTCCATCAGTTCCGCTCGGGGAGATGCCCTATCTTAGTAGCCACAGCT GTGGCTGCTCGTGGTCTGGACATCTCCAACGTGAAACACGTCATTAACTTTGACCTGCCTAGCGACATCGAGGAGTACGTCCACCGCATCGGGCGCACCGGTCGCGTGGGCAACCTGG GTCTTGCCACATCATTCTTCAATGATAAGAATGGCAACATCACCAAGGATCTGCTGGACATCTTGGTGGAAGCCAAACAGGAAGTGCCCTCCTGGCTGGAGAGTCTAGCCTATGAGCACCAGCACAAGAGCAGCAACCGTGGCCGCTCCAAGAG GTTCTCTGGTGGTTTTGGTGCCAGAGACTACCGTCAGACCAGCAACAGCACCAGCAGCGGAGGCTTCGGGAGTCGTGGCGGCCGAAACACCGGCGGTCACGGCGGAAACCGTGGATTTGGCGGTG GTGGCTTTGGTAACTTCTACAGCAGTGACGGCTATGGAGGAAACTATTCCCAGGTGGACTGGTGGGGAAACTAA